The following are encoded in a window of Gramella sp. MT6 genomic DNA:
- a CDS encoding 6-carboxytetrahydropterin synthase has protein sequence MRITVHRKAHFNAAHRLFRKDWDDERNFEVFGKCSNPNYHGHNYELVVSVTGEPNPETGFVMDLKILKDLIFYEVEEAFDHKNLNIEVPEFKELNPTAENIAVVIWNKLRNKINKDHDLEVTLYETPRNFVTYKGD, from the coding sequence ATGAGAATAACGGTTCACAGAAAAGCTCATTTCAATGCGGCACATCGCCTTTTCAGGAAAGATTGGGATGATGAACGTAACTTTGAAGTATTCGGTAAATGCAGTAATCCCAATTATCACGGGCATAATTATGAGTTGGTCGTTTCAGTAACCGGTGAACCAAATCCTGAAACGGGATTTGTTATGGACTTGAAGATTCTTAAGGATCTCATCTTCTACGAGGTGGAAGAAGCATTTGATCATAAAAACTTGAACATCGAAGTTCCGGAATTTAAAGAGTTGAATCCTACTGCTGAAAATATAGCCGTGGTAATATGGAATAAATTACGAAACAAGATCAATAAAGACCATGATCTGGAAGTAACCTTATACGAAACACCAAGGAACTTCGTGACCTATAAAGGAGATTAA
- a CDS encoding alpha-ketoglutarate-dependent dioxygenase AlkB yields MKIDLLDADLEYYPDFLEKKKADFFLEHLQKLENWRHDKIKLFGREIYQPRLTALFGEAGKTYTYSGLEMKPDPFTSELDEIRKGCELYCQTNFNVCLANYYRDGSDSMGWHSDDEKELGKNPIIASVSLGAERIFHLKHKKDTTAKHKIRLQHGSLLIMKGTTQEFWKHQLPKTKKQVNPRINLTFRKIF; encoded by the coding sequence ATGAAGATTGATCTTTTAGATGCAGACCTGGAATATTATCCAGATTTTTTAGAAAAGAAAAAGGCTGATTTTTTTCTAGAACATCTTCAAAAACTGGAAAACTGGAGACATGATAAAATAAAGCTTTTTGGCCGTGAGATCTATCAACCAAGATTAACCGCTTTATTCGGTGAAGCTGGAAAAACCTATACCTATTCAGGTCTGGAAATGAAACCAGATCCTTTCACCAGCGAGCTTGATGAGATCAGGAAAGGCTGTGAGTTATATTGCCAAACTAATTTTAATGTTTGCCTGGCGAATTATTATCGGGATGGCTCAGACAGTATGGGGTGGCATTCTGATGACGAAAAGGAATTAGGAAAAAATCCTATCATTGCTTCGGTTAGTCTGGGTGCCGAAAGGATCTTCCATTTGAAACATAAAAAAGACACAACGGCTAAGCATAAAATAAGGCTGCAACATGGCAGCCTTTTAATTATGAAGGGCACTACTCAGGAATTCTGGAAACATCAGCTCCCAAAAACCAAGAAACAAGTGAACCCAAGGATAAACCTTACCTTCAGAAAGATCTTTTAA
- the idi gene encoding isopentenyl-diphosphate Delta-isomerase, with amino-acid sequence MAEEKVILVNEKDEQIGLMEKIEAHEKALLHRAFSVFVFNDKNELMIQQRALSKYHSPGLWTNTCCSHQREGESNVEAGKRRLQEEMGFSTELKDTISFIYKAPFDNGLTEHEFDHILVGNFEGVPALNPDEVAAWKWVSLDDLKVDMKKNPHIYTEWFKIIFDKYSSHIEQ; translated from the coding sequence ATGGCAGAAGAAAAAGTAATATTAGTTAACGAAAAAGACGAGCAAATAGGGCTCATGGAGAAAATAGAAGCTCATGAAAAAGCCCTTCTTCACAGAGCTTTTTCGGTATTTGTATTTAATGACAAGAATGAGCTGATGATCCAGCAAAGAGCACTTTCAAAATATCATTCCCCGGGCTTATGGACCAATACCTGTTGCAGCCATCAGAGAGAAGGGGAGTCTAATGTTGAAGCTGGAAAACGAAGATTACAGGAAGAGATGGGTTTTTCTACCGAACTAAAGGATACCATTTCGTTTATATATAAAGCTCCCTTTGATAATGGTTTAACTGAGCATGAATTTGATCATATTCTTGTGGGAAATTTTGAGGGTGTTCCGGCTCTTAATCCAGATGAAGTTGCCGCCTGGAAATGGGTTTCACTGGATGATCTGAAGGTGGACATGAAAAAGAATCCTCATATATATACCGAATGGTTTAAGATCATATTTGATAAATATTCCTCACATATAGAACAATGA
- a CDS encoding alpha/beta hydrolase, protein MKKFIITFLLSAISLTGYAQAETYSEAELNINELIEGTITRPIDQKAESVVIFIQGSGPTDRDGNQSMMKNDGIKKMARELTKNGIASYRFDKRIFKMTELKMKIEDLTISDMAGDVVDILNYFKAKDEFENFIIAGHSQGSLIGILASKENADAFISLAGPGQPIDDIIVEQFSKMAPELGDSTRKKFDELKEKGSTENDNPMLASIFAPYVQPFIKTWIQYDPSEEIKDLDIPVLIINGTMDIQTEPKEAEMLHSANENSKLVLLEDMNHIFRKVESKDRLVNTKSYNEPNRPLHPELIPVITNFIKELE, encoded by the coding sequence ATGAAAAAATTCATTATTACATTCCTTTTATCAGCCATTTCCCTAACAGGATATGCACAGGCTGAAACCTATTCTGAAGCGGAATTAAATATTAATGAGCTTATCGAGGGCACTATTACAAGACCTATAGATCAAAAAGCTGAAAGTGTAGTTATTTTCATTCAGGGATCAGGCCCTACCGACAGGGATGGAAATCAATCCATGATGAAGAACGACGGGATCAAGAAAATGGCCCGGGAACTTACCAAAAATGGTATAGCTTCTTATCGTTTTGATAAAAGGATCTTTAAAATGACGGAACTTAAAATGAAAATAGAAGACCTAACTATTTCAGATATGGCTGGAGATGTGGTCGATATTCTTAATTATTTTAAAGCGAAGGATGAATTTGAAAATTTCATCATAGCCGGTCATAGCCAGGGATCGCTAATTGGGATATTGGCTTCGAAAGAAAATGCAGATGCGTTTATTTCTCTAGCTGGACCAGGACAACCAATAGATGATATAATAGTGGAACAGTTTTCAAAGATGGCCCCTGAACTGGGAGATAGTACCCGCAAGAAATTTGACGAGCTAAAGGAAAAAGGAAGTACAGAAAATGACAATCCCATGCTGGCTTCAATTTTCGCTCCGTACGTTCAACCATTCATTAAAACCTGGATACAATATGATCCTTCAGAAGAAATAAAAGATCTTGACATCCCGGTTTTGATCATTAATGGGACCATGGATATCCAAACGGAACCTAAAGAGGCTGAAATGCTGCATTCGGCTAATGAAAATTCCAAACTGGTATTGCTCGAGGATATGAATCATATCTTCAGAAAGGTAGAAAGCAAGGACAGACTGGTAAACACAAAATCCTATAACGAACCCAACAGGCCTTTACATCCTGAATTGATTCCGGTTATCACCAATTTTATCAAAGAACTTGAGTAA
- a CDS encoding Arc family DNA binding domain-containing protein: MGKKKAFALRVDEDMLKAIEKWASDEFRSTNGQIEWMLNKALKEAKRNPKNKKQEE; encoded by the coding sequence ATGGGCAAGAAAAAAGCATTCGCCTTACGAGTAGATGAAGATATGCTTAAAGCTATCGAGAAATGGGCTTCAGATGAATTTCGAAGTACCAATGGGCAGATAGAATGGATGCTTAACAAGGCTTTAAAGGAAGCAAAAAGAAACCCCAAAAATAAAAAGCAGGAAGAATAA
- a CDS encoding peroxiredoxin: MNMNKGDKVPDLELKDQNGNAFRFSDLIGKKAFVVYFYPKDFTPGCTKEACSFRDSYEDFKELGAEVIGISGDSSESHSKFADKYKLPYIFLSDQNKKARDAFGVKSNLLGLIPGRETFIFNKEGKLLHRFNSMNAKRHMPEALYVLKKNQN, from the coding sequence ATTAATATGAACAAGGGTGATAAAGTACCAGATCTGGAATTAAAGGATCAAAATGGAAACGCATTTAGATTTTCTGATCTAATTGGGAAGAAGGCCTTTGTAGTTTATTTCTATCCAAAAGATTTTACCCCGGGCTGCACCAAAGAAGCCTGTAGTTTTAGAGACAGTTACGAGGATTTCAAGGAACTGGGTGCTGAGGTGATAGGAATAAGCGGAGATTCGTCTGAATCTCATTCCAAATTTGCCGACAAATATAAACTTCCATACATTTTTCTTTCAGACCAGAATAAGAAAGCAAGGGATGCCTTTGGAGTAAAATCTAACCTGCTCGGTTTGATTCCCGGCCGTGAAACCTTCATTTTTAACAAGGAAGGAAAACTGTTGCATAGGTTTAATAGTATGAATGCTAAAAGACATATGCCTGAAGCTCTATACGTCTTGAAAAAAAATCAGAATTAA
- a CDS encoding SPFH domain-containing protein, which produces MTQEKSLKAFNGYVMLFLFLILFLGSIIAVLTTGNPLWGIAFIISIIILPGLILVNPNESRVLLLFGDYRGTVKQNGLFWVNPFYTKKKISLRARNFDSERLKVNDKLGNPVMISTILVWRVMDTFKASFDVDNFENFVVVQTDAAVRKLASLYPYDNFADEGLDEDITLRSSVNEVSDALEKELEERLHIAGIEVLEARIGYLAYANEIASAMLKRQQATAIVAARHKIVEGAVSMVEMALDELSRKEVVDLDGERRAAMVSNLMVVLCSDKDATPVVNAGTLNH; this is translated from the coding sequence ATGACACAGGAAAAATCACTAAAGGCCTTTAACGGTTACGTAATGTTATTTCTCTTCCTAATCTTATTCTTAGGAAGCATCATCGCTGTTCTAACTACCGGCAATCCGCTATGGGGAATTGCTTTCATTATTTCTATCATTATTCTGCCGGGTCTTATCCTTGTAAACCCTAACGAATCCCGCGTACTTTTACTTTTTGGAGATTACAGGGGGACCGTAAAACAAAATGGATTATTCTGGGTAAATCCTTTTTATACTAAAAAGAAAATATCCCTGAGAGCAAGAAATTTTGACAGTGAACGTCTTAAAGTGAATGATAAATTGGGTAATCCTGTGATGATCAGCACTATCCTGGTATGGCGGGTTATGGACACATTTAAAGCATCTTTTGACGTTGATAACTTTGAAAATTTTGTGGTTGTTCAAACAGATGCCGCCGTTCGAAAACTTGCCAGTTTATATCCTTATGATAATTTTGCCGATGAAGGGCTTGATGAAGATATCACACTAAGATCTAGTGTGAATGAAGTAAGCGATGCCCTGGAAAAAGAACTTGAAGAAAGATTGCATATAGCCGGGATCGAAGTTCTGGAAGCAAGGATCGGGTATCTTGCTTATGCTAACGAGATTGCCAGCGCAATGTTGAAAAGGCAACAGGCTACAGCCATAGTTGCCGCGAGACATAAGATCGTAGAAGGTGCCGTAAGTATGGTTGAAATGGCTCTAGATGAATTAAGCAGAAAAGAGGTTGTAGATCTTGATGGTGAAAGAAGAGCTGCTATGGTTAGCAACCTTATGGTGGTCTTGTGTAGTGATAAAGACGCAACCCCTGTTGTAAATGCCGGCACCCTGAATCATTAA
- the mqo gene encoding malate dehydrogenase (quinone): MHNTNRDYDLICVGGGIMSATLALMLKLTDPNLKIIIFERLGSIAEESTKAWNNAGTGHSAFCELNYTPQDENGEVDISKAIDIFQQFERSKQFWSYLVEQKLIKDPQSFIHSIPHHAWVRGEKDAEFLKKRYEAMSSHFMFENMKFSDKHDKLKEWFPLIMENRAPDEVMAATRMELGTGVNFRSLTEQYFKILEEQFQVPVLRNREVLDIDPDGPEDWSAKIKDRNSGEISYYDAEHIFIGAGGGALPLLQKVEIPEKDGYGGFPVSGQWLFCKNRETIEKHHAKVYSKAGVDAPPMSVPHLDARYINGKKELLFGPFAGFSTKFLKEGSILDLPKSIKFDNLPSMWGVFWHNLPLTSYLIEQVRMDHQDRVNDLKVFIKDANPDDWELKVAGQRVQIIKRDKEQGGILEFGTDVVHSKDGKITALLGASPGASTAVHIMLEVLRIAFPEKIESEDYREKLNKMIPFWDSDIRNDEEYFKQVQEKCSKNLNLEALH; the protein is encoded by the coding sequence ATGCATAATACCAATCGAGATTATGACCTCATTTGTGTTGGTGGTGGAATAATGAGCGCGACTCTTGCGCTAATGCTTAAACTTACAGACCCAAATCTGAAAATTATCATTTTTGAAAGATTGGGCAGTATTGCCGAGGAAAGCACAAAGGCCTGGAATAATGCCGGTACTGGCCATTCCGCTTTTTGTGAACTCAATTATACCCCGCAGGATGAAAATGGAGAGGTAGATATTTCAAAAGCTATAGACATCTTTCAGCAATTTGAGAGATCAAAGCAATTCTGGTCATATCTTGTTGAGCAGAAACTAATAAAGGATCCTCAAAGTTTTATTCATTCCATTCCTCACCACGCCTGGGTTCGTGGAGAAAAGGATGCAGAATTTCTTAAAAAAAGATACGAAGCCATGAGCTCTCATTTCATGTTTGAAAATATGAAATTTTCAGACAAGCATGATAAACTAAAAGAGTGGTTCCCTCTGATCATGGAAAACCGCGCTCCAGATGAAGTAATGGCTGCCACCAGGATGGAACTGGGAACAGGAGTGAATTTTAGATCACTTACCGAACAATATTTTAAGATCCTCGAAGAGCAGTTCCAAGTTCCGGTATTAAGAAACCGAGAGGTACTGGATATAGATCCCGATGGTCCTGAAGACTGGTCTGCAAAAATAAAGGACAGAAATTCTGGCGAAATTAGTTATTATGATGCTGAACACATTTTTATAGGTGCCGGTGGTGGTGCATTACCGCTTCTTCAAAAAGTTGAGATACCCGAAAAAGATGGTTATGGCGGGTTTCCAGTGAGCGGCCAGTGGTTATTCTGCAAAAACAGGGAAACCATAGAAAAGCATCATGCCAAAGTATATAGCAAAGCCGGAGTAGATGCACCGCCGATGTCTGTCCCTCATCTCGACGCCAGATATATTAATGGTAAAAAGGAATTACTATTTGGCCCATTTGCCGGATTCAGTACAAAATTCCTTAAAGAAGGTTCTATTCTTGATCTTCCTAAATCTATAAAGTTTGATAATCTCCCCTCTATGTGGGGTGTATTCTGGCATAATCTACCCCTTACCTCATATCTTATAGAACAGGTAAGAATGGACCATCAGGATCGGGTGAACGACCTCAAGGTCTTCATTAAGGATGCGAATCCTGATGACTGGGAGTTAAAAGTAGCAGGACAACGTGTACAAATCATTAAAAGGGATAAGGAACAAGGAGGTATCCTGGAGTTCGGGACAGATGTGGTACACAGTAAAGATGGAAAGATCACTGCCCTTTTAGGAGCTTCGCCGGGCGCTTCCACGGCAGTTCACATAATGCTTGAAGTTCTAAGGATCGCTTTTCCTGAAAAAATTGAATCTGAAGACTATAGGGAAAAACTAAATAAAATGATCCCTTTCTGGGATTCCGATATTCGTAATGATGAGGAATACTTTAAACAGGTACAGGAAAAATGTTCTAAAAACCTGAACCTGGAGGCGCTTCATTAA
- a CDS encoding DUF4369 domain-containing protein: MKKLALLLVFIISITACSEKESNLTVSGEVKGLKKGTLYLQKIKDTVLVNVDSVVVDGDPTFAMETYIESPQIMYLYLEKVDNNRYDDRIDFFADKGEVTINTNLEKFETNAKIVGSVNQEKLIEYRKMISRFNDQNLELIKESFEAEKAQDEEKLMEIDKKYDKLLKRKYLYTVNFAINNKEHEIAPYLALSEVFDANIKYLDTIYSSLAPKVKKSKYGEELKDFLKERRKQEKLEEKVEDQAMYQNS; this comes from the coding sequence ATGAAAAAATTAGCTCTTCTTTTAGTTTTTATAATAAGCATAACAGCTTGTTCAGAGAAAGAAAGCAACCTTACTGTTAGCGGAGAAGTTAAAGGCCTTAAAAAAGGAACCCTTTACCTTCAGAAAATAAAGGACACCGTTCTTGTAAATGTAGACTCTGTGGTAGTTGATGGTGACCCAACCTTTGCTATGGAAACTTATATAGAGAGTCCGCAGATCATGTATCTCTATTTAGAAAAAGTTGATAATAACAGATATGACGATCGTATAGATTTTTTCGCAGATAAAGGTGAGGTAACCATTAATACAAACCTTGAAAAATTTGAAACTAACGCGAAAATTGTGGGTTCTGTAAACCAGGAAAAATTAATAGAATACCGCAAGATGATTAGTAGGTTCAACGATCAAAATCTTGAACTTATCAAGGAAAGTTTCGAGGCTGAGAAAGCTCAGGATGAGGAAAAATTAATGGAGATCGATAAGAAATATGACAAACTTCTGAAAAGAAAGTACTTATACACAGTCAATTTCGCCATTAACAATAAGGAGCACGAGATCGCTCCATATCTTGCTCTTTCTGAGGTATTCGATGCAAATATCAAATATCTGGATACGATCTATTCATCTCTAGCGCCAAAGGTGAAGAAATCTAAATACGGTGAAGAATTAAAGGACTTTTTAAAGGAGCGCAGAAAACAGGAAAAACTTGAAGAAAAAGTCGAAGATCAGGCCATGTATCAAAACTCTTAG
- a CDS encoding DUF819 family protein yields the protein MEETTYFTNDAIVFGLLMLALGFVFYTSSKKDGFWGKFYKIVPALLMCYLIPAVFNSLGWIDDETSQLYFVASRFLLPAALVLMTLSIDLKAIFNLGPKALIMFFAGTIGIVLGGPLAILIMSVISPETLGGVGPDAIWRGLSTIAGSWIGGGANQAAMLEIYEYNPELYGGMVLVDIVVANLWMAIILMGIGKNESIDNWLKADNSAIHELKEKVSSYAESVTRIPTLPDFMIMLALAFGAVGIAHWGADGMSEYLLANFEIFSDSKSALSSFSSQFFWMITIATAIGIILSFTKMKKYEGAGASKIGSIFIYILVATIGMKMDLGKIFENPGLLGIGLIWILIHVIVLITTAKLIKAPYFFLAVGSQANVGGAASAPVVAAAFHPSLATVGVLLAVFGYVVGTYGAILCTILMQIAAGS from the coding sequence ATGGAAGAAACTACTTATTTTACTAATGACGCAATAGTCTTTGGACTTTTAATGCTCGCACTGGGCTTCGTTTTTTATACTTCATCAAAGAAAGATGGCTTTTGGGGGAAATTTTACAAAATTGTTCCCGCTTTACTAATGTGTTACCTTATCCCGGCGGTCTTTAATTCTTTGGGATGGATCGATGATGAGACCTCTCAGTTATATTTTGTAGCAAGCCGGTTTTTACTACCAGCCGCTTTAGTGCTTATGACGCTTAGTATAGATCTAAAGGCGATATTCAACCTTGGACCTAAGGCTTTGATAATGTTCTTTGCCGGAACTATTGGAATCGTTCTGGGTGGACCACTGGCCATTCTAATAATGTCTGTAATTTCTCCAGAAACTTTAGGCGGAGTTGGCCCCGATGCGATATGGAGAGGACTTTCTACAATTGCTGGAAGTTGGATTGGTGGAGGTGCCAACCAGGCCGCTATGTTAGAGATCTATGAGTATAACCCCGAATTATACGGAGGTATGGTCTTAGTTGATATTGTGGTTGCAAACCTCTGGATGGCCATCATCCTTATGGGAATTGGTAAAAATGAAAGTATCGACAATTGGTTAAAGGCAGACAATTCTGCCATACACGAGCTTAAAGAAAAGGTGAGCAGTTATGCTGAAAGCGTAACCAGAATACCTACCCTGCCAGATTTTATGATTATGCTGGCTCTAGCCTTTGGTGCAGTGGGAATTGCACATTGGGGCGCTGATGGAATGTCTGAATATCTTCTGGCTAATTTTGAAATCTTTAGTGATTCAAAAAGCGCGCTTTCCTCATTTTCATCACAGTTCTTCTGGATGATCACTATAGCTACTGCCATCGGAATAATTCTTTCTTTCACTAAAATGAAAAAATATGAAGGAGCCGGAGCAAGTAAGATCGGAAGTATTTTTATCTATATCCTGGTCGCTACCATCGGGATGAAAATGGACCTTGGAAAGATCTTTGAAAATCCCGGACTATTAGGCATCGGTCTAATCTGGATTTTGATTCACGTAATAGTATTAATCACCACCGCGAAACTTATTAAAGCACCTTATTTCTTCCTCGCCGTAGGAAGCCAGGCAAATGTAGGTGGAGCGGCGTCTGCGCCGGTAGTGGCAGCAGCCTTCCACCCTTCTCTAGCTACTGTTGGAGTATTGCTTGCAGTCTTTGGATACGTGGTTGGAACTTACGGTGCGATCTTGTGTACAATTTTAATGCAAATAGCTGCTGGGAGTTAG
- a CDS encoding HAD family hydrolase, protein MFKIIFSDIDGTLLNAERDLSDYTVETIKKLNDSKIPFILISSRMPAAMRHLQKKMEIEHLPLISYNGGLILVDGQSVSSTEIPIEILSELSSFNENLDVHLSLFHNDEWYVPKDDFWTRREINNTKVNPEFESNSNVISKWKSEEKGAHKIMAMGEEENIDRIRDFLLENYPEDLHLYRSKPSYLEIAPKAISKLTAVEHLLENHFRIPLSQSMAFGDNYNDIEMLKGVGMGIAVGNAKPEVLEIAHMVTTTGKEDGVAKSISELLKI, encoded by the coding sequence ATGTTCAAAATAATATTTTCAGACATTGATGGCACTTTGCTGAATGCCGAAAGAGACTTATCAGATTATACTGTAGAAACTATTAAAAAACTAAATGATTCTAAGATTCCGTTTATTTTAATTTCTTCAAGAATGCCCGCGGCTATGAGGCATCTTCAGAAAAAAATGGAAATTGAACACCTACCTTTGATTAGCTATAATGGCGGATTGATTCTGGTAGATGGACAATCGGTCAGCTCTACCGAAATACCTATTGAAATTCTTAGTGAACTATCCAGTTTCAATGAAAACCTCGATGTACACTTAAGTCTATTTCACAATGACGAATGGTATGTCCCGAAAGATGATTTCTGGACTAGACGGGAGATTAACAACACTAAGGTAAATCCTGAATTTGAAAGCAACAGCAATGTTATTTCTAAATGGAAAAGCGAGGAAAAGGGAGCTCACAAAATCATGGCAATGGGTGAAGAGGAAAATATAGACCGCATTCGGGATTTCCTACTAGAAAATTATCCGGAAGATCTGCACCTATACAGGTCTAAACCTTCCTATCTGGAAATAGCTCCAAAAGCGATCTCGAAATTAACCGCAGTAGAACACCTACTAGAAAATCATTTCAGGATTCCCCTTTCTCAAAGCATGGCCTTCGGAGACAATTACAACGATATTGAAATGCTAAAAGGTGTAGGAATGGGTATCGCTGTAGGAAATGCAAAGCCAGAGGTACTGGAAATAGCGCATATGGTAACTACTACAGGAAAAGAAGATGGCGTAGCAAAAAGCATTTCAGAATTGCTCAAAATTTAA
- a CDS encoding S1/P1 nuclease: protein MKNILFAAFLIFSSAFGFASEDDWGKTGHRATAEIAENHLSEKAKKAINDLLGGYGLAFVANYADDIKSDPDYRKYGPWHYVNIDPDADKYVVEEASEDGDLVQAIRKCVDVLKDDSASEEKKEFHLKMLVHFVGDLHQPFHTGHAEDKGGNDIQVRWFNDGSNIHRVWDSEMINFYQMSYTELAMNTKDLKKSEIKSIQKGKLLDWVYESRAMAEDLYAGVENGEKLGYAYMYVHMPTVLTQLQKGGIRLAKILNDIYSGNEKDS, encoded by the coding sequence ATGAAAAACATACTTTTTGCAGCTTTTTTGATATTTTCTTCAGCTTTTGGATTTGCTTCTGAGGATGATTGGGGTAAAACAGGGCATAGGGCCACTGCAGAAATTGCTGAAAATCACCTTAGTGAAAAGGCAAAAAAAGCTATTAACGATCTTTTGGGGGGTTATGGCCTTGCGTTTGTCGCTAATTATGCCGATGATATTAAAAGTGATCCAGACTATAGGAAATATGGACCTTGGCATTATGTAAATATAGATCCCGATGCAGATAAATACGTAGTTGAAGAGGCGAGTGAGGACGGAGATTTGGTGCAGGCCATTAGAAAATGCGTGGATGTTTTAAAGGATGATAGTGCTTCAGAAGAGAAAAAGGAATTCCATTTAAAGATGTTAGTTCATTTTGTAGGGGATTTACATCAGCCTTTTCATACCGGTCACGCCGAAGATAAAGGAGGAAATGATATTCAGGTACGTTGGTTCAACGATGGGTCTAATATTCACAGGGTATGGGATAGTGAAATGATCAATTTTTACCAGATGAGCTATACAGAACTTGCTATGAATACTAAGGATCTGAAGAAGTCTGAAATAAAATCTATTCAGAAAGGAAAGTTATTAGACTGGGTTTATGAATCCAGGGCGATGGCTGAAGATCTTTATGCTGGAGTTGAAAATGGTGAAAAATTGGGCTATGCTTATATGTATGTACATATGCCTACAGTACTTACTCAATTGCAAAAAGGAGGTATACGTTTAGCTAAGATCCTTAATGATATTTATTCTGGAAATGAGAAAGATTCTTAA